The nucleotide sequence CTGCCGGTCAGCCCACAGTGTAGTGTATACGCTGATGGTAAGTATGACTCCCATCATTCTTACACCCAGGACCTCATAATCTTGTAAACCATGTATGCTTTACTTGCATTGTACTATTCATAAGCCATTTGCAGCCCCCCAGTGACATCCAGAGGCAGTGGTTTTTAGAATGTGCCCCACCACCCTTGGTCCCTGAACTTAAGCAAGATGGTTGGCGATCAGAATAATTCTAAACGCAGCTTTGCATGTGACTAGAGAAAATATGTAATAGGATCAGTCCAACATaagtaaaataaagtatttggCAATTTACTCAGTGTTTTATGTTGCTTTAAACCTTATAATGtcatgacggggggggggggggggggatatattccTTTCACACTAGGCAGATGTGTCATTCAggattctaggaaagctgggtgacaagccaATTCTGAGCTGTATTGGCAGGATTGTGACTCCCACACAGATAGAACTTGAAAGCTGTTCAGCAAGACGACTCAATGACTTGTATTTATTGGGACGCTTTGGAGTTTAAGGGGAAATGATCTATAATGTCAAGTTAaagtggaaacaaaatattccatttTGGGTGAAAATATTATCTATAGTGTCATCTTATCTGGAGGTTTCAAGGACCCAGAAGACAGATCAGTATTAATGGCTGCATTCCTGCCTAGCAATGAGTACAATACTGAGACATCAATGTAAGAGAAGAGCAGCTGTCTCCAAACATCACTGTCCTCAAAGGTCATTTGTGAGCAGGAATGTAGCACAGAGTATGGGACATGTCCGAGATTCCACCACACAATCCGTCCGGGGGTCTTGGCTTCTACTATGCTGCTGCAAGAGAATTTCCAAAACCGGATATATTGGTCAGGACACCACTTCATAGGGACTCCACTCCTGGAATGGTCTACTTCAGATGAGTCCAGAAAACAATTTGCACTTGATTTTCTCTTTAGAAAGGAGCCAGATCCATGATAATTAATAAGTACAGCACCTAAACATGTTTTTAGGGAACCGCCGTGGATACGGCAGCAACCCCAGAGCAGGGAAACTTCAGCTACATGGTGCATTGGGATGTAGTGGATAGTGTTACTTTCTAGGGAACCACCATGGACACCGCAGGAACCCCAGAGCAGCGAAGTTTAAGCTTCATAATGCATCGGGATGCAGTGGACAGCATTTCTACGCAAGATCCATTGACATGTCCGTAAACCCAGAGCAGGGAAGCTTCATTGTGAATCGAGATTCAGTGGACAGCATttctaggctgggttcacacgacctattttcaggcgtaaccgaggcgtattatgcctcgttttacgcctgaaaatagggctacaatacgtcggcaaacatctgcccattcatttgaatgggtttgccgacgtattgtgcagacgacctgtaatttacactcgtcgtttgacagctgtcaaacgacagcgcgtaaattgactgcctcggcaaagaagtgcagggcacttctttgcaacgtaatttgagccgttcttcattgaactcaatgaagagcagctcaagatatacgagcgtcacagacgcctcgcataatacgaggaggagcatttacggctgaaacgacgcagctgttttcttctgaaaacagtctgtcatttcaaccGTAAATgatagttagcgtgtgcacatacccttagggaaccGCTATGGAAACATCAGAAACCCCAGAGCAGGGAAGCTTCAGCTGCATAGTGCAATGGAATGCAGTGGATAGCGTTACTTTCTAGGTAACCACAATGGACATGGCAGTAACCCCAGAGTAGGGATGTTTCAGCTGCATAGGGCATTTGGATGCAGCAGATAGCATTTCTAAGAAACCGCCATAGACACTTCAGGAACCCCAGCAGGGAAGCTTCAGCTGTATAGTGCATTGGGATGCAGCAGATAGCATTTCTAGGGGGTTCCCCTAGAAATGATAGTAACCCTAACAGAGAGAAGCTTCAGTTGCATAATGCATTGGGATGCAATGCATATCGTTACTTTCTGGGGAACCACCATGGTCACCGCAGGAACCCGAGCAGGGATGTTTAAGCATTTTTTTATTGCAGCGGATAGCATTTCTAGGGAACGACCATGGACATGCCAGTAAACCCGGAGCAGGTTAGCTTCATTGTGCTTCGGGATTCAGCAGATTCTATGGAACCGCTATGGAAGCTACAGGAACCCCAAAACAGGGAATCTTTAGTTGCATAGTGCAATGGGATGCAGTGGACAGCGTTACGTTCTAGGGAACCACCATGGACACAGCAGTAACCTCAGAGTAGGAAGGCTTCAGCTGCATAGTGCCTTGGGATACAGCAGATAGCATTTCTAGGGAACCGCCATGGACACTTCAGGAACTCCAGAGCAGGGAAGCATCAGCTGCATTAGGTTTTAGTGGCTAGCATTACTTTCTAGGGTACCACCAAGGACACCATGTGACATCTGCCGGAAACTCTTCTACACTATGGTGCGTAATGTGGCTCCTTACAGTGAATCGAAATTCACACACAATAACAGAAAATACAGACTAAAAATGTAGAACTCAGGGAACCCATCTTCATgatgtatatggggggggggggtttaatatCAGCAGGTCCATGATTCTTGTATCCAAAACCTTGGTAACTCATTTAGCAGAGATCCACCCCACTCAGGACCCCCCTCCCTGCATCTCATGTTGTAGCAGCAGCTGATTCCACTCATTTATACACGAATACTTCTGCTGTAAGATTGTATTTTGAGCTCCagacctcatccagcgatgactaTACTGATAGATCCACCTTATAGAAAGGGGGTCGGATGGTGAATCATGTCCCATACGATCCAGCGTCTGTCTGCAGGCACTAATGTGTGTCAGAGCCCGGCCAGTCTGAGCACGCTCTGCAAGCCCCAGAGACTTACTAAGCAGAGATTCAAGACTGTCAAGAGAAAGAAGGGGCAACTAAGAGCTGTAATAGAATGCGAGAATCCTGTGGCACTAAATAACACTGCACATGTACGCCGGCCCTAAGGCAGAAATGTGTCTAACAATCCTAGTGATTTGGGGAACACTTACTGCACCCCAACCTGAATGTGTGATCTCAGCTGCTGGGTACAATTAGGAAAAGCAGCTTCATTAGATCATACTGACAAGctcattatataatattacacacCAGAAACCTATATAATGAGTTCATTGATTTATTCGTCAGTTCCGGCACCCCAGGGCTCCTGTCCACCAGAGTCTATCGATCACTGTAAACCTGGGATGCCTGAACTTTATATGAACTGAAAGGTTtggtgacacaatgtaacaacaCTACACCATATAAAGTGTCACCGAAACCAGGAATAAAACCTTTTCCAGGAGATACCACGCAGCGtttatgggttgttttttttttttcccttttcgaTATTTACTTGTTTTCTCTTTTCTATACTGTGCAACACTCCTCTATAGCAAAGGGACCTTAGCTCTGCCTTACATGACacgaatagaatgccagaacaccagtaaagactgacactctATACAGGGACAGTCCCGTGAGAAACTACATGTGAGCATAGCCCTAGAGACCTCAGCAGTAACTGAATAGACAGGGATGGACCTGCATAGCTCGCATCTTTCCAGGAGAAACCAGCTTATTACTTCCAGGACTCAAGGATTTCATTATCTACTAATGCTTTTGTAAGAATTACATTGTGCTCACAGCATTTGTGTACAATTTTTCCCCTCGTCTACGTGTGATCACACTCCTGACAATCCTAGAACCACCTGTGATCGCAGATCCTAGTTATAGGGTGACAGCGCCATCTTGTGGTACATTATTGTAaccacatggttttaaaaaaaaaacactaaactgCCCCAAGGCTATAGATCCTATAATCCTGTAAATTCAGGAGATCCACCTATGATCCAGGAGGTGATACAACTataaggatatagtcacacagcagATTTCTAAGGGTAAAGCCACATATAGACGTCACTGAGCGATTAAAAGACGCACGAACACACGGTTTTAATGCAAATTGGCGCGGTCTTAGAATCTATTGTTAACAGCAGCACATTGTGGGGGTAAAACCGATGTGGACCTTCAAAACCAAATGGTCACTACCAATTTACAGCAAAACTGCATCTGAATATGGGCGACAACAGACGGGGTCATAATCAGTTGTGCCGTTCACGAGATGTCAGATATTAGAGTGGAGGCGCGGGCACGACTACCGGACATTTGATGTTGCATTGCACGACCGGTGCGTTACCAGCAGGCCGGAGGTATCGGGTGATTAGGGCGCGTACCCACAAAGAAGATTTTATCCGACTGCAATGAGTCTTTAATAAATTAGTGTGATTGTATAATCGGTTGTACGTGCGCCAATCCCAGATTTAACACAAACAGTTAATGGTTTTTATTTCTTTAAAGCAACACGGACCTAaaatacacatacagatgtagccatctttatcttgactattaACGCATTAAAGGTTAACTAAAAACATTAAACGAACTTCTAACACGTCAGTGAcatcagaaattttgattggaTTGCCGAGAcccccaattgctaaaacgaaacgGGAGAAGGGCTCGTGTGACCGCTTAGTCACTTCATTTCAGCTTCTTCCAGAACTCGACGTAGCGGAGTACAGGGTCTATAGAAAGTCTGAGCCTGCAcaccaatacatcggctttccagaaaaaggcgAACAGAAAAACAGCGGCGCTGGGTCAGACCTTCCGTGCACTGttacatcagctttccgagaaaagcaaacaaacggctcagcgctcacacaagcacttctgccacttcgttttagcaaccGGCAGAGGTCTCcacgctcagacccccaccaatcaaaacttatgacatgtcagaagtttgtcaaacatttcgcTCCCCTTTAAATACACAGCGCCAAGAAACGTTAACGTCTTTTTCAACAGCTTTTGCCGTGTGACATCGCGTCGCAGCAAGTCAGCCAGTTTCGCACCCCTTACACCACTAGCTAGGGGAAAGCAGTGGCGCTCCAcccattagggcttattcacacgaacgttgtatacATCCGTTAAAAAATGTCGGTCGCCTGAGTTCGCACTCGGTCGCCTGAGTTCGCACTCGGTCGCCTGAGTTCGCACTCGGTCGCCTGAGTTCGCACTCGGTCGCCTGAGTTCGCACTCGGTCGCCTGAGTTCGCACTCGGTCGCCTGAGTTCGCACTCGGTCGCCTGAGTTCGCACTCGGTCGCCTGAGTTCGCACTCGGTCGCCTGAGTTCGCACTCGGTCGCCTGAGTTCGCACTCGGTCGCCTGAGTTCGCACTCGGTCGCCTGAGTTCGCACTCGGTCGCCTGAGTTCGCACTCGGTCGCCTGAGTTCGCACTCGGTCGCCTGAGTTCGCACTCGGTCGCCTGAGTTCGCACTCGGTCGCCTGAGTTCGCACTCGGTCGCCTGAGTTCGCACTCGGTCGCCTGAGTTCGCACTCGGTCGCCTGAGTTCGCACTCGGTCGCCTGAGTTCGCACTCGGTCGCCTGAGTTCGCACTCGGTCGCCTGAGTCCGCACTCGGTCGCCTGAGTCCGCACTCCGACAGCTTAGTCCTCGAATTAGTGTAGAGTATCCGGCGCGTCCTGAGCAGCTGAATAGCCGCATGCTGGATGGAGACTGATCAAGACAAAACACCACATCCATTTATATCCCGTCCTCCATATAACAATGCGGACACCGGTAACTCCATAATGACCACATTCCCCGTTACAGGAGCACACGCACCAGCGTAGATAACCAGGTTATTACCCCCCCCGTATAGGACGACACACAGGACAGAGGTtttatgtcatttattttcctGTTAGAGAATGCAAAGATACAGAACTGCACATTCCCTACAGGACTCTGCAAACCTTGGCAGTCACACGACCATGATCTCCTGAACACCACggtcaggctgcagatacagaacTATTGTAGATGGTGCAATAAAACCCAAAGTGACCCGCCAACGCCCAGGGGGACACTAAACCTGGCCCGGAAAGTCACTTAATCGGCTAGTGGGACGGGGTTTCTTGGCATTGCTGCGTCTATCCGTGCAGAAATCCTCTGGGACTCCCTTAGATATGACATATGGCAGCTGCGGCATCAGTACTCCTGCGTTTATACTATGTATAACTATACCATAGAGTTCCCTGCATTTATGGAAGCAGCAATACTAAAATCTCCAAGTAATTTTAAAACCCATGATCACAATTGAAGCCCATGTCTCAATCcagaattatactccagagttgcacttaattctgctggcttcagagctgaaatctcccggcATTCCCTGCTTGATCAGCATCTGCACTAAGATCGCTCTTGTGATTATTACTCTGGTAAATGCCTAGTTGCATTACAGGACCTCAGTTAATCAGCAATCGTGGTGGACAGACTTCTCCCTATTTCCAACCACAAACAGCAGAATtaggaatgcagctctggatgagaATTCCAAATCAGTACAAGTAATGTAGTTCCAATGTGACAATTTTGGTTTTaatgtagattaattctataaACGGTCAAATGAGAATTAAAGGGCGAACAGATACTTCAATGCTAAAGCGGACGTGACCTGAAAACTAAGTGCGCACTCAGTAAAAAAGCAATTTTGCCAATTAAGAAAATCCCATAATATATAAAACATTAAAATCAACCTGGACAGGCGCATCGTCAACGGACAGAAGAGTTTGAGAAGATGTATCAGTTCGTTATAACCAGACAGCAAGTGATTGTGCAATTTCTGCtaaataaaggggggggggggcgcttgcCGAGAACCCACCTGCAGTCGGGATCAGTGTCAGGGTCTCCATCCAGCCCTGGCCAAGAGATTAAAACAGACTATACAGAACAGATTTGGAGACCGGTCTCATCTATCCTGGGTCACATACACTGATTAGAAGTTCCACTTAAAATAAAGCAGGACTTCAGCTTCACCCCCATCCTAAAGTAGCAAGCTATAGGGTAAAACATACTTGCCATAATGTGAATCCTTGATTCAATGGATTAAAAATTGGTATAAAAAAACCACAGTGGTAGAGGAGAAACCGAACGAGACCTTGGCCCGTGTTCACCTGGGAGTTTCGGTACAAGAAACCATCACTGCTAATTAAAAATGGAGGGTGGATCACGTGACCTGCAGGATCATGGGACCCAACGTCACCGAGAGATGAGTCGGCGTCTAGCGCAATACTGGGAAAATGTCAGAGTTAGTGGATTTACACCATGCGGCTGCTCCAGGCAGTCCCAAGTAAATCCCCAGCCAGGACCGCTGAACTTTTCCTGCCCCACTTCCCAGGGTCCGTTCCAGTCAacaatcccatagatgatcccagTCCGTGGAAACAGTCCGTTCAGTGTTTTCAGAGCTTCTTGAGACGGCTGTACAGCTCCCGCTTGCTCTTCTCTCCGGCCCACGTCCGGCTCTTCATGCGACACTTGCGCAGATCTTCTTTAAAGTCTTCGTGGTTCATGGGACGGTAACCTTCTGGATCGCAGAAAGGCTGAGGAGGCAGGAAAAGCAGCAGGATTAAGAAAGAGCACGGAGCAAGACGGTCCTCAGATCACCCGTTATGTGAACCTCGTTGTGGGCGACTACatcaagactaaaaaaaaacaccaagagctGTACTCCATGTGATCAAGTCCACAGGATCTACTCTGGGGGTGGGTTGGTAATTGGGTTGACCACTATTGCAAGATCACATACACATATGTAGAGGTGTATGGTTAATTCATTCACAATTCAAAAGGAGTGATCGAGATGCATATCTATCTCTCCATCTCATCGCTAATCTACAGGTTGCAAATACAAAAAGGTCCCCAttgattatagtccagagctgcattcataattctgcaggcttcagctaTGGTTTTGCCTTTCAATTGTCCGCACAAGGTTTGCTCTTGCGATTTGCATTTGGGAAACAACAGCAATGTTTctttaaatacataaataaattacCTTGCACTTAGGAAAGAAATCCTTGTAGCCTCCCAGCAAGATGTACAGCTCAGGGTAGTGCAGTTGGGGGTACTCATTCAGGTCTCTGTCCTTCTCTCGTAAGAACTTGCACCTGCGAAGAGACGAGATCAATTCTAGTCACAGGCAACTTACACAGGAGGACCATGGACCGGCACGGCTAATAGTAACATCTGCGACGGCCAGTGAAGTTCAGTAGATCTGGTCGATATTTCAGCTTTGGACGCCATTAAGTCACAACCTGGATAATCACTCACATTCTGGGTCCCCGCTCGGAGGAGAACTCGCAGTGGAAGATGATGATCACTCGCTTGGGCCCGTGGGGCTGGATCGCTTTCTTCAGCAGATAGTCTTCTACCTGTTGTTCCATGTACAGATTGATGGCTCCCTGTGAAGGAAAACAGGAGGTTCTTTAATGTCGTCAGCCCGAGTGAAGTCGCACTGCAGCACCGCTATGCAGGGAAGGACAGTGGTGGGGACACAGGGCTACACCAGCATTGTGGCCTCCATCCTCAGGATTATATCCTAGTGATAAACCATCGCTTTGTGTGGTCGAATTAGCCCTTTAAATTAGATTATGCTCCAtttacatccagagctgtattcacaatacaGCTGTACCATTAAAACAGGCCGGTTACTCTACATCGACATGTAACCCCCAACAGCGTAGCTGGAACTATCCTCTTATTAGATGTCCCATAATGCACTGCACTCGTCATAGGAAAGCAGAATTTAGTTTAGCTTTGAATGCAACCGGAGAAGACGTCATCCAAAAGGCTTAAGGTTAAACGACTCCAGGGAGAATGTACGATGGACGACTCACCCTTATGTGTCCCCCTTCATACTCGTACGGGTATCTGCAGTCAATGATCACACATCGCTCAATTACAGCGTCAAACTGCCCGTTCAGGATAATCGTCACCTGGAGGAGTTCAAGGCAGACGATCAGAACAGGCTCAGCAATGACGGCAAGTAAATTCTGCTCACACCGAGATCTCACCATGTCTGGGGTGATGTATTTCAGCTCCTGATGTTTACCGCTCACAACTGGAAACAGGAAAGCCTGTGGAGGGAGAAAGTCATGAATTCCTTCATAGATAAACTCCtagtagtgcggcccagattttctAGGCGAGATTATAAATACAGAAAAATGGAATAGTAATTCTGATATTCCGCAGAATGACAAGTGTGCTCCAAGTCTAAAGGAATTGGTTTATAGTATAGACGTGTCAGGTGAGGCgacagataagaaaaaaaaatacaaaataagatTTTGCTCCTTTACCTTTGAGAAGTCACCAATAAGATCCCTTTGTTCATTGTCCAATATACTCTCAATAGTTTCTTTAGAGAAGGACTTGGAGCGCATCAGACACGTGCCCTGCAAGATAGAGATGGTCAGTGAATAGCGGTCACCCGCAGGACGCAGTCCACGTGCCGTCTTCCTCCAGACTCACCGTCGCAGCCTCGTGGTCTTCCGTCACCTCAAACATGCTGCGCCGCCTCTTAATCTTCTCCGGCGTGTCTCCGTGCGGAATCTCCGGCCTCTTCGTTGCGAGTCTGCCCACGGGAGTGTTGGAGAGGGAAGCCGCCTCATAACACTGGAGGAGAGACCAGCACACCGTTTAATATTTTACCACGAGCTGAATATAAAGAAATGGGCACAAATACTTACAAGCTCAGGGCGGCTCAGAACCAGGGGAGCAGTCCAGAGGCTGGCAACACCACAAGGAACCTCAGCGTCGTTCTAGGGGGAAAAGACGACAATTCAGAGGACGAGATCGGCTGCAAATCTCTTCTGGATCTCGTCCGTGTATGAAAAACCTGCAGTTCTGACACTTCTATATAGACAGAGCAATGATGGGGTGATCAGGCGGCAGAAAATAATCTTGTATTGATCTTAACAGTTTATGACGCAGCTTCCTAACATACGACTTACGGAACTGGCCCCTCTCAGACTCCGTACAATGTCATGCGTCCTTTAGTTTCTTCTGATTTGACGATGACAGTGGGCCCGTTCACGTTTTGGTGCCTGAAGTTTATCCGCTAGGGGCTGGAACcgaggctcagaacgaaaggctaTGGGTGGGTCCTGCAGTTTTTCAGAGTGCGCTAAACAAACAAGTCCCTCCTCATAACCTCAACGTGAAGAGCGAGCG is from Rhinoderma darwinii isolate aRhiDar2 chromosome 5, aRhiDar2.hap1, whole genome shotgun sequence and encodes:
- the CDC25A gene encoding M-phase inducer phosphatase 1; translation: MDMYRSAPAHVRGSSRLSGLPVVKALFSCEADTALALSPVTNLALNMDQLAGLGSQCETPKRKLCDRFSFQRTDSSESMDAGLGLESPPPMHLKDLEETFEKAIFDTGRTKNAKFPLGRRRSMPKSLLGSSPAFKRNLSDSLDCEVFNLDDENKENEPFQFKIPARPCYRSFSRPRSHGEGKEALVQRQKSAPACMFSSPRKDYEFGGHDLVLVRKSSCSSTTTESSDDGFLDMLEGEDDENDAEVPCGVASLWTAPLVLSRPELCYEAASLSNTPVGRLATKRPEIPHGDTPEKIKRRRSMFEVTEDHEAATGTCLMRSKSFSKETIESILDNEQRDLIGDFSKAFLFPVVSGKHQELKYITPDMVTIILNGQFDAVIERCVIIDCRYPYEYEGGHIRGAINLYMEQQVEDYLLKKAIQPHGPKRVIIIFHCEFSSERGPRMCKFLREKDRDLNEYPQLHYPELYILLGGYKDFFPKCKPFCDPEGYRPMNHEDFKEDLRKCRMKSRTWAGEKSKRELYSRLKKL